Below is a genomic region from Rhizobium sp. 007.
GCGGCTGATCGATTTCGTCCTGTCCCTGCCGACGATCCCGATCTGGCTTGCGATGGCGGCGGCCCTGCCGCAGGGCTGGCCAGCAACGCTTCAGTACATGATGATTACCATCATTCTGTCGCTGACCGGCTGGGCGCAGCTTGCCCGTGTCGTGCGTGGTCGCTTTTTGTCCTTGCGCACCGAGGAATTTGTAGCCGCCGCAAGACTCGATGGTGTTCGCGAAAGGCGCATCATCTTTCGTCACATGCTGCCGAGTTTCGCAAGCCACATCATAGCGTCGATCACGCTTGCCGTGCCGGCGATGATCCTTGCGGAAACCTCCCTCTCCTTCCTGGGCCTTGGCCTGCAGCCGCCGACCATTTCCTGGGGTGTCCTTTTGCGCGAGGCTCAAAACATACGTTCAATCGCTACGGCGCCGTGGCTCTTCATGCCGGGGGCGGCCGTCGTCGTCGCCGTCATGGCGCTCAACCTTCTCGGCGACGGCCTGCGTGATGCGGCCGACCCCTATAACAAATGAGGCCGGCATGACTGACATGGTTCCCATCACCGGCGGCAGACCGCTCCTGCAGGTGAACAACCTGACCGTCGACTTTGCCTTGCGCAACGGCGTCTTTCGCGCAGTTGACGATCTTTCCTTTTCGATCGATCCGGGAAAAACCCTCTGCGTCGTCGGCGAGAGCGGTTCCGGCAAGTCGGTGACGGCGCGTTCCATTCTGCAGATTGTAGACGCGCCCGGCCGCATCGCCGCAGGCTCTATCGTGCTGAACGGCAAAGACGGCCGTCCCGTTGATCTCGTCAGTCTCAGCCCGCGCGGGCGCCAAATCCGCGCCATACGTGGTCGCGATATCGCGATGATCTTCCAGGAACCTATGTCGTCACTGTCGCCGGTGCACACGGTGGGCGACCAGATCATCGAAGCCCTCCGTCTTCACACCAGAATGAGCAAGGCGCAAGCACGCGCCGAAGCGATATCCCTCCTGCAGCAGGTGGAAATTCCCTCCCCGGAAAAAGCGGTCGATCGCTATACCTTCCAATATTCGGGTGGCATGCGCCAGCGCGCCATGATCGCAATGGCACTCGCATGCAAGCCTCAACTGCTCATCGCCGACGAGCCGACCACGGCTCTGGACGTGACCACGCAAGCCGAAATCCTTGACCTGATTGCCCGGCTGCAGAAGGCCTATGGCATGGCGGTGCTCTTCATAACGCACGACATGGGCGTCGTGGCGCAAATCGCCGACGACGTGCTTGTCATGCACAACGGCGTTGCGAAGGAATATGCGCCGGTCGAGCAGATCTTTCATGCGCCGAAAGACAGCTACACCCGAATGCTGATCGGCTCCGTTCTGAAGCTGGAGGCCAAGGCCGAAATCAGGCTGGCGAGGACGCCGCTCGACAAGACGGCAGCGCCCATCCTCGAACTCCGCAACGTCTCAGTGGATTTCG
It encodes:
- a CDS encoding ABC transporter ATP-binding protein: MTDMVPITGGRPLLQVNNLTVDFALRNGVFRAVDDLSFSIDPGKTLCVVGESGSGKSVTARSILQIVDAPGRIAAGSIVLNGKDGRPVDLVSLSPRGRQIRAIRGRDIAMIFQEPMSSLSPVHTVGDQIIEALRLHTRMSKAQARAEAISLLQQVEIPSPEKAVDRYTFQYSGGMRQRAMIAMALACKPQLLIADEPTTALDVTTQAEILDLIARLQKAYGMAVLFITHDMGVVAQIADDVLVMHNGVAKEYAPVEQIFHAPKDSYTRMLIGSVLKLEAKAEIRLARTPLDKTAAPILELRNVSVDFGEVKALDDISISLLPRETLGIVGESGSGKTTMGRSIMRLIDPTAGEIVYRRADGGMIDLATAKGQMLAMARRELRMVFQDPFGSLNPRMTVSQIIGEPLLVNGVASGRALDERVCHLMEQVGLDPASRERYPHAFSGGQRQRIGIARAITLNPRVIVADEATSALDVSVRSQVLDLLMRLQDELGLAYIFISHDIGVIRYMCDRVGVMYKGRLVEVGDADKVCNTPEHAYTQALISAIPRPDPRDRDHSRRFRYVEPGNLKNGSSVR